A genomic window from Anthocerotibacter panamensis C109 includes:
- a CDS encoding DM13 domain-containing protein: protein MKKAWLAPTLVATVLSLVTTIALRPSVAQPEQKNIQAKAAGVIGSGSFATITPGETTTGTAEAYQEGNRTFIKFSSDFSTAHGPDLKVLLHKQYPPKSYDKGSYVLLDKLKSFDGTQVYELPKGISLAEYPNLILWCQSFNVTFAGAKLGR, encoded by the coding sequence ATGAAGAAAGCTTGGTTGGCTCCGACGCTTGTAGCAACAGTGCTGAGTTTGGTGACGACAATAGCGCTACGACCCAGTGTAGCGCAACCAGAACAGAAGAATATTCAGGCCAAAGCTGCCGGGGTGATTGGGTCAGGCAGTTTCGCTACGATCACACCGGGCGAGACTACTACCGGAACCGCAGAAGCTTACCAGGAAGGCAACCGCACGTTTATCAAATTCAGTAGCGATTTCTCTACAGCTCATGGACCTGACCTGAAGGTGCTCCTACACAAACAATATCCACCCAAAAGCTACGATAAGGGCAGCTATGTCCTGCTCGACAAATTGAAGAGCTTCGACGGCACACAGGTCTACGAACTGCCTAAGGGCATTTCCCTCGCGGAATACCCCAACCTCATCCTCTGGTGCCAAAGCTTCAATGTCACCTTTGCGGGGGCCAAACTCGGGCGCTAG
- the rpoC1 gene encoding DNA-directed RNA polymerase subunit gamma — translation MTKVEQRFDYIKISIASSDRIASWGSRTLPNGQVVGEVTKPETINYRTLKPEMDGLFCERIFGPSKDWECYCGKYKRVRHRGIVCERCGVEVTESRVRRHRMGYIKLAAPVTHVWYLKGIPSYISILLDMPLRDVEQIVYFNAYVVINPGNVENLDYKQILTEDQYLEVEDQRWAEDTPLELPNDWAMIGAEAIHRLLHDINLETETEKLREELLVSKGQKRAKLIKRLRVLDNFIATDSRPEWMVLECVPVIPPDLRPMVQLDGGRFATSDLNDLYRRVINRNNRLARLLEILAPEIIVRNEKRMLQEAVDALIDNGRRGRTVVGANNRPLKSLSDIIEGKQGRFRQNLLGKRVDYSGRSVIVVGPQLKIHQCGLPKEMAIELFQPFVIQKLIQRNLVNNIKAAKKMIQRNDVRVWDVLNEVITGHPVLLNRAPTLHRLGIQAFEPILVDGRAIQLHPLVCTAFNADFDGDQMAVHVPLSVESQTEARMLMLASNNILSPATGRPIITPTQDMILGCYYLTVDNPDATLGAGKYFSGAEDALVAYNQGVLDLHAKIWVRFDGLVETEKPQEDIRRRVDTDGNLIAQYIRTTVGRLIFNKVIQEVLVG, via the coding sequence ATGACCAAGGTAGAACAACGGTTTGACTACATCAAGATTTCCATCGCCTCTTCGGATCGCATCGCCTCCTGGGGTAGCCGGACGCTGCCTAACGGACAGGTTGTAGGAGAGGTAACCAAACCCGAAACCATCAACTATCGCACCCTTAAGCCGGAGATGGACGGGCTCTTTTGCGAGCGAATTTTTGGCCCCTCTAAAGACTGGGAATGCTACTGCGGCAAGTACAAACGCGTCCGGCACCGGGGGATTGTCTGTGAACGTTGCGGCGTCGAGGTCACCGAGTCCAGGGTCCGCCGCCACCGCATGGGCTATATCAAACTCGCCGCCCCGGTCACCCACGTCTGGTACCTGAAGGGGATTCCTTCCTATATCTCAATTCTCCTCGATATGCCCTTACGCGATGTGGAGCAGATTGTCTACTTCAATGCCTACGTCGTCATCAATCCCGGCAACGTCGAGAACCTCGACTACAAACAGATCCTCACCGAGGACCAATATCTGGAGGTCGAAGACCAGCGCTGGGCCGAGGACACCCCCCTGGAATTGCCCAATGACTGGGCCATGATTGGAGCGGAAGCGATCCACCGCCTGTTGCACGACATTAATCTTGAGACTGAGACTGAAAAACTCCGCGAGGAGCTGCTCGTCAGCAAGGGCCAAAAGCGCGCCAAGTTGATCAAACGCCTCAGGGTCCTAGACAACTTTATTGCCACCGACTCACGCCCTGAGTGGATGGTCCTGGAATGTGTACCGGTCATCCCACCGGACCTGCGCCCCATGGTGCAACTGGATGGAGGCCGTTTCGCCACCTCCGACCTGAATGACCTCTATCGCCGGGTCATCAACCGCAACAACCGCCTCGCTCGCCTGCTTGAGATCCTTGCCCCAGAGATCATTGTCCGCAACGAGAAGCGGATGCTCCAGGAGGCGGTGGATGCACTCATCGACAATGGTCGTCGGGGACGCACTGTGGTCGGGGCCAACAATCGCCCGCTCAAGTCGCTGTCGGACATCATCGAAGGCAAACAGGGCCGCTTCCGCCAAAACCTGCTGGGTAAGCGGGTCGATTACTCAGGCCGTTCGGTCATTGTGGTCGGTCCTCAACTCAAGATCCATCAGTGCGGTCTACCTAAGGAAATGGCGATTGAGCTATTTCAGCCGTTTGTGATCCAGAAGTTGATCCAGCGCAATCTGGTCAACAATATCAAAGCGGCTAAGAAGATGATCCAGCGCAACGATGTCCGCGTCTGGGATGTCCTGAATGAGGTCATCACCGGTCACCCGGTCCTGCTCAACCGCGCTCCTACGCTGCACCGTCTGGGTATCCAAGCTTTTGAGCCGATTCTGGTGGATGGTCGCGCTATCCAACTGCACCCCCTGGTCTGTACCGCCTTTAACGCGGACTTTGACGGGGACCAGATGGCCGTGCACGTACCCCTCTCCGTCGAGTCTCAGACTGAGGCCAGGATGCTGATGCTCGCCTCTAACAACATCCTCTCTCCGGCTACGGGGCGTCCGATTATCACCCCGACCCAGGATATGATCTTGGGCTGCTACTACCTGACCGTAGATAACCCAGACGCCACCCTAGGTGCGGGGAAGTACTTCTCTGGCGCTGAAGATGCGCTGGTCGCCTACAACCAAGGAGTCCTCGATCTCCATGCCAAAATCTGGGTCCGCTTCGATGGACTTGTAGAGACGGAGAAGCCCCAGGAGGACATCCGCCGCCGCGTAGACACCGACGGCAACCTGATTGCCCAATATATCCGCACCACTGTGGGTCGGCTCATCTTCAACAAGGTGATCCAGGAAGTATTGGTCGGTTAA
- a CDS encoding phytoene/squalene synthase family protein, translating to MAQMAVKSAGRKKQAELVCQEMLPEVSRTFALSIRFLPGNLGRAVLCAYLLCRIADTIEDDPVAPPDQKIALLDRLMDCFDNPALANGMPSASAWVKGEEAHVRLVSHTDLVFILFWTLPTRTQETVRHWVGEMVLGMQKFVGFYPHGIRIQTIEEYKKYCYYVAGTVGHLLTDLWYEHSGYVDRAEYKVLLERCEAFGQALQTVNILKDVAWDAEHENSIYVPEQALREHGSSQQFLLNPERLTQNRAALGSLMDLAHSDLDDALEYLLCVPKFAVSIRLFCILPLLFAYATLRELDKTATMLQPGGSVKISRLEVKSLIMAGCGVVMSNHGIRWLVARTRRGPFTLGGKR from the coding sequence ATGGCACAGATGGCAGTGAAATCGGCGGGTCGCAAGAAACAGGCCGAGCTTGTCTGTCAGGAGATGTTACCAGAGGTCTCACGCACCTTTGCCCTCAGCATTCGTTTTTTACCAGGAAATTTGGGTCGGGCGGTACTCTGCGCCTATTTGCTCTGCCGGATTGCAGACACCATCGAAGATGACCCGGTCGCCCCACCCGACCAGAAAATCGCCCTCCTGGACCGCTTGATGGACTGCTTCGACAACCCCGCCTTAGCCAATGGGATGCCCTCCGCCTCCGCGTGGGTGAAGGGAGAGGAAGCCCATGTGCGGCTGGTCAGCCATACGGACCTCGTGTTTATTTTGTTTTGGACCCTGCCTACTCGGACGCAGGAGACTGTGCGCCATTGGGTCGGGGAAATGGTCCTGGGTATGCAGAAGTTTGTCGGTTTTTATCCGCACGGAATTCGCATCCAAACCATTGAGGAGTATAAGAAGTATTGCTATTACGTAGCAGGAACCGTCGGGCATTTGTTGACTGACCTGTGGTATGAGCATTCAGGCTACGTTGACCGGGCTGAATATAAAGTCCTTCTGGAACGGTGTGAAGCTTTTGGACAAGCCCTCCAGACGGTCAACATTCTCAAGGATGTCGCCTGGGACGCAGAGCACGAGAACTCGATCTATGTCCCGGAACAGGCCCTCCGGGAGCATGGCAGTAGCCAGCAATTCCTGCTCAACCCAGAGCGGCTCACCCAAAATCGAGCCGCTCTGGGTTCCTTGATGGACCTGGCGCACAGTGACCTAGATGATGCGCTGGAATATCTGCTCTGTGTTCCTAAATTCGCCGTCTCAATCCGTTTGTTCTGCATCCTGCCACTACTCTTTGCCTACGCTACGCTGCGCGAACTGGATAAGACTGCGACAATGCTCCAGCCCGGTGGTTCTGTCAAGATCTCCAGGCTCGAAGTGAAATCGCTGATTATGGCGGGCTGCGGGGTGGTGATGAGCAACCATGGCATACGTTGGCTGGTCGCCCGCACGCGGCGGGGTCCTTTTACCCTGGGGGGCAAGCGTTGA
- the shc gene encoding squalene--hopene cyclase, which produces MQAQVNVEETPLESAIRTSQEYLLGLQDPAGYWWAELESNVTMTAEVVLLHKIWGTDQTRPLAKAEAFLRQEQRAHGGWELFYGDGGDLSTSIEAYLGLRLLGVPATDPELLCARDFILQRGGIGRARIFTKLHLALVGCYDWQGIPSLPPWLMLLPAGAPVSIYEMSSWARGSTVPLLIVLDQKPVFKTDPLVQLDELYLEEDRQGRLPAARDWLDQIFLTLDEGFKWAERMDLVPFRKEGLQLAQRWILERQEATGDWGGIIPAMLNSLLALRALGYPASDPIVDRGLQAVDRFGIETEYTYRVQPCVSPVWDTGLVMRALVDSGMSPDHPALVQAGQWLLTKQILDYGDWSFKNPQGSPGGWAFEFENRFYPDVDDTAVVVMALEQVKLPDPIRKQAAITRAVEWVATMQCRDGGWAAFDLDNDQDWLNRLPYADLKAMIDPNTADVTARVLEMYGRARLPLDPACRARALDYLKREQEATGSWFGRWGVNYIYGTSGVLAALSLVAPEEKTVITQAADWLQDCQNRDGGWGETCHSYNDPGLQGQGPSTASQTAWALIGLLAAAEATGYACTEALERGVAYLVKTQHFDGRWDEPEFTGTGFPGHFYLKYHLYQQHFPLTALGRYRAWLLR; this is translated from the coding sequence ATGCAGGCCCAGGTCAATGTCGAGGAGACACCACTAGAGAGCGCTATTCGCACCAGCCAAGAATACCTCTTAGGACTCCAGGACCCCGCTGGCTACTGGTGGGCCGAACTGGAATCTAACGTAACCATGACCGCTGAGGTCGTCCTCCTCCATAAAATCTGGGGAACCGACCAGACCCGCCCGCTCGCCAAGGCTGAGGCTTTTCTGCGCCAAGAACAACGTGCCCACGGCGGCTGGGAACTCTTCTATGGCGATGGTGGCGACCTGAGTACGTCTATCGAAGCGTATTTGGGCCTCCGGCTGTTGGGTGTCCCTGCTACAGACCCCGAACTGCTCTGTGCCCGTGACTTCATCCTCCAGCGCGGGGGCATTGGTCGCGCTCGGATTTTCACCAAGCTACATCTGGCGCTAGTTGGCTGCTACGACTGGCAGGGGATTCCCTCGCTACCCCCCTGGTTGATGCTCCTGCCTGCCGGTGCCCCGGTCAGTATTTACGAAATGTCCAGTTGGGCCAGAGGGAGTACTGTACCTCTGTTAATTGTCCTGGACCAAAAACCAGTCTTCAAAACGGACCCCTTGGTTCAGTTGGACGAACTTTATCTGGAAGAAGACCGCCAAGGCCGTTTACCCGCTGCCCGAGACTGGCTCGACCAGATTTTTTTGACCTTGGATGAGGGATTTAAGTGGGCGGAGCGCATGGACCTTGTGCCCTTTCGCAAAGAAGGACTCCAATTGGCCCAGCGTTGGATTCTGGAGCGCCAAGAGGCCACCGGGGACTGGGGTGGGATTATCCCGGCGATGCTCAATTCGCTGTTGGCGCTACGGGCTCTAGGCTATCCGGCGAGCGACCCCATCGTGGACCGGGGCTTGCAGGCGGTAGACCGCTTCGGGATTGAGACTGAGTATACCTATCGAGTTCAGCCATGTGTCTCTCCGGTCTGGGATACGGGGCTGGTGATGCGGGCTTTGGTGGACTCAGGGATGTCCCCGGATCACCCCGCCTTGGTCCAAGCGGGGCAGTGGCTGCTTACCAAGCAGATTCTCGACTACGGCGACTGGTCTTTCAAAAATCCCCAGGGCAGTCCCGGCGGTTGGGCGTTTGAGTTTGAGAATCGCTTCTACCCAGATGTGGACGATACAGCAGTGGTGGTAATGGCCTTGGAGCAGGTGAAGCTCCCCGACCCAATACGCAAACAGGCCGCTATAACCCGAGCGGTGGAGTGGGTCGCTACGATGCAGTGCCGGGATGGAGGCTGGGCCGCTTTTGACCTCGACAACGACCAAGACTGGCTCAATCGCCTGCCCTATGCCGACCTCAAGGCGATGATTGACCCCAACACCGCCGATGTCACCGCCCGTGTCCTGGAGATGTATGGCCGCGCCCGACTTCCCCTGGACCCTGCGTGCCGCGCCCGCGCCCTGGACTACCTGAAACGCGAGCAGGAGGCGACCGGCTCCTGGTTTGGGCGCTGGGGGGTGAACTATATCTACGGCACTAGCGGCGTCCTAGCGGCGCTTTCGCTCGTCGCCCCTGAGGAAAAGACCGTCATTACCCAAGCCGCCGACTGGCTCCAGGACTGCCAGAACAGGGATGGCGGTTGGGGTGAGACCTGCCACAGCTATAACGACCCCGGCCTGCAAGGACAAGGACCGAGTACAGCCTCCCAGACAGCCTGGGCCTTGATTGGTCTGTTGGCGGCGGCAGAGGCTACCGGCTATGCCTGCACCGAGGCTCTAGAGCGGGGCGTGGCCTATTTGGTAAAGACGCAGCACTTCGATGGTCGTTGGGATGAGCCTGAGTTCACGGGTACAGGTTTTCCGGGTCATTTTTACTTGAAATACCACCTTTATCAGCAACACTTTCCGCTCACCGCACTGGGACGTTATCGCGCTTGGTTATTACGATAA
- a CDS encoding glycosyltransferase — protein MDGFGLALSTISLGIWLGLLVGRGQFWRADTALLQPTLKPSPAVWPTVWAVVPARDEADVLPDTLPSLLQQTYPGPFHILLVDDRSTDGTGTVARAIAEACHQSERLTLLEAQPLPPGWTGKLWAMEQGVRYVQGQATAGDFWLFTDADICHDPENVTQLVSKAQSEQLDMVSLMVSLRCESFWEYLLIPAFVFFFQKLYPFRWVNDPTHKMAAAAGGCILVGQQALAQAGGLTAIRQALIDDCALAERVKRSGHRIWLGLSQTTLSLRPYPVLRDIWNMVARTAFTQLNYSGWLLLGTVLAMGIIYLVPPVMTLVGVLAGDWAVVLVSLGGWLLMALAFLPTLRVYRAPLLLSLILPVIGLLYTGMTVDSALRHWRGKGGAWKGRTYSPTN, from the coding sequence ATGGACGGATTTGGACTGGCGTTGAGCACTATTTCCTTGGGGATTTGGCTGGGTCTGCTGGTGGGGCGCGGCCAGTTTTGGCGGGCAGATACGGCACTTCTCCAGCCGACTTTAAAACCGTCGCCTGCGGTATGGCCCACGGTCTGGGCGGTGGTCCCAGCCCGCGATGAGGCCGATGTTTTACCGGACACCTTGCCCTCATTGCTCCAACAGACCTATCCTGGACCCTTCCATATTCTGCTGGTAGACGACCGCAGTACCGATGGCACGGGCACCGTCGCCCGTGCCATCGCCGAGGCTTGCCACCAAAGCGAACGGCTGACGCTCCTCGAAGCCCAACCCCTGCCCCCCGGCTGGACAGGCAAGCTCTGGGCGATGGAACAGGGGGTCCGCTATGTTCAGGGACAGGCAACAGCGGGGGATTTCTGGCTCTTTACAGACGCCGATATCTGCCATGACCCCGAGAATGTGACCCAACTGGTGAGCAAAGCGCAGAGTGAACAATTGGACATGGTCTCGCTGATGGTGTCTTTGCGCTGTGAAAGTTTTTGGGAATACCTGCTCATCCCGGCTTTTGTTTTCTTTTTCCAGAAGCTCTATCCTTTTCGCTGGGTGAATGACCCGACACATAAAATGGCAGCGGCGGCGGGGGGCTGCATTCTGGTAGGTCAGCAGGCTTTGGCTCAAGCGGGCGGGTTGACGGCGATCCGGCAGGCGCTCATTGATGACTGTGCCCTCGCTGAGCGGGTGAAGCGCAGTGGGCACCGCATCTGGTTGGGGCTCAGTCAGACGACCTTGAGTCTACGGCCCTACCCAGTACTCAGAGATATCTGGAATATGGTCGCTCGTACCGCCTTCACGCAGTTGAACTATTCGGGGTGGCTCTTGCTCGGGACTGTGCTGGCGATGGGGATCATCTATCTCGTACCACCGGTCATGACGCTGGTCGGAGTTTTGGCTGGGGATTGGGCGGTTGTCCTGGTGAGCTTAGGGGGGTGGCTCTTGATGGCGCTGGCGTTTCTCCCGACCTTGCGGGTCTATCGGGCTCCTTTGCTCCTGTCTTTGATCTTGCCGGTGATTGGGCTACTTTATACCGGGATGACGGTGGATTCGGCGCTCAGGCATTGGCGAGGGAAAGGAGGAGCCTGGAAAGGTCGGACCTATAGCCCGACGAACTAA
- a CDS encoding molybdenum cofactor guanylyltransferase, whose protein sequence is MQELVSGLILAGGLSSRMGRDKALVAVAGVPLLVRVAQAARQALGPQAPLHVVTPWPERYQGLALAGAGFMREEPRQAGPLVGFAQGLAKVQTEWVLLLACDLPGLDSATLRSWRAQLTEVDETMLAALPRGVGLTWEPLCGFYRRRGLSVLQTYVEQGGRSFQGWLAALPVQALASAPEGMLFNCNHPSDVLLQESALR, encoded by the coding sequence GTGCAAGAACTTGTCAGTGGTTTGATTCTGGCGGGGGGGCTGAGTTCGCGTATGGGGCGCGACAAGGCTCTGGTTGCAGTAGCTGGGGTCCCGCTTCTCGTCCGGGTTGCTCAGGCTGCCCGTCAAGCACTGGGGCCGCAAGCCCCGCTCCATGTCGTGACCCCTTGGCCTGAGCGCTATCAAGGATTGGCGCTGGCGGGGGCAGGTTTTATGCGAGAGGAACCGCGCCAAGCGGGTCCTCTGGTCGGCTTTGCCCAAGGGCTAGCAAAAGTACAGACGGAATGGGTGCTCCTTTTAGCTTGTGACCTACCGGGGTTGGACAGCGCTACGCTTCGTTCCTGGCGGGCACAGCTGACTGAGGTTGATGAAACGATGCTCGCTGCACTGCCCCGAGGAGTGGGATTGACCTGGGAACCCCTATGCGGATTTTATCGGCGGCGGGGGCTATCTGTCCTACAGACCTATGTGGAACAGGGTGGACGCTCTTTTCAAGGATGGCTTGCTGCGCTCCCGGTGCAGGCTCTCGCATCTGCCCCGGAGGGGATGCTCTTCAACTGCAATCATCCATCCGATGTGCTCTTGCAGGAGTCGGCGCTACGATGA
- a CDS encoding aldo/keto reductase → MPTTTAVALGPNGPKVPPLGLGTWAWGDKLFWDYGSDYGEKQVAEAFEASLEAGVTFFDTAEIYGLGESERLLARFMRKGFMRKASTPIQIATKYSPAPWRFSEQAVSEALSDSLKRLNQESVALYQVHWPFNFLMNQETLFSALAREYQRGRIQAVGVSNYSAQDMTTAYKLLAQAGVPLAVNQVRYSLLDRGIEQNGILDTARRLGVTILAYSPLAQGLLTGKYTPAQPPTLTGARRLDPQFSAAGLQKIAPLLKRLQEVGASCGRTPAQVALNWLIAQGVVPIPGAKTAGQALQNGGALGWSLTDSEVAELDGLSRRV, encoded by the coding sequence ATGCCGACCACAACCGCTGTAGCTCTGGGGCCAAATGGGCCGAAAGTCCCTCCTCTAGGGCTTGGAACCTGGGCCTGGGGAGACAAACTTTTTTGGGACTATGGGAGCGACTATGGGGAGAAGCAGGTAGCCGAAGCCTTTGAAGCCTCTCTAGAAGCGGGCGTGACCTTTTTTGATACGGCAGAAATCTATGGCCTGGGCGAGTCGGAGCGGTTGTTGGCTCGCTTTATGCGCAAGGGCTTTATGCGCAAGGCAAGTACACCCATCCAAATCGCCACCAAATATAGTCCTGCTCCCTGGCGCTTTAGCGAACAGGCTGTGAGCGAGGCTCTAAGCGATAGCCTCAAGCGCCTCAACCAAGAATCCGTTGCACTTTATCAAGTACATTGGCCCTTCAACTTTCTGATGAATCAGGAGACTCTTTTTAGTGCCCTGGCTCGGGAATATCAGCGAGGACGGATTCAAGCGGTAGGGGTGAGCAACTATTCTGCCCAAGATATGACTACAGCCTATAAACTCTTGGCGCAAGCGGGGGTACCTCTTGCGGTAAATCAGGTGCGCTATTCGCTGTTAGACCGGGGCATTGAGCAAAATGGCATCCTCGACACCGCCCGACGGCTAGGGGTGACTATCCTCGCCTACAGTCCGCTGGCTCAAGGGCTCCTCACCGGCAAGTACACCCCCGCACAGCCCCCTACCCTCACGGGAGCCCGCCGCCTCGACCCGCAGTTTAGCGCTGCCGGACTTCAGAAGATTGCGCCTTTGCTCAAGCGGTTACAGGAAGTGGGAGCATCCTGCGGGCGCACTCCGGCCCAAGTGGCCCTCAACTGGCTCATCGCGCAGGGGGTGGTCCCGATTCCCGGAGCCAAAACTGCTGGACAAGCCCTCCAAAATGGCGGAGCGTTGGGTTGGTCGCTGACGGACTCAGAAGTAGCTGAACTGGACGGACTCAGCCGTAGGGTTTAA
- the psb29 gene encoding photosystem II biogenesis protein Psp29, protein MKEYPLSIDPPVAKSPTVADTKQTFFTLFTRPLNSIYRRVLDELLVEVHLLVVHHQFRYDPFFGLGLVTVYERFMDGYRPTTDKEEIFVALTQALGLSAEQLRRDAHDLTTASGPVLLTALEQGNEIESLPVSLQDFARTPGVGKYSRLLALGLATALEEPLKGMPETKRQEVFAAICTRWGLTADRVKKDLDFYSQALEQVRKSKESLDEMMEQTRKKRAAAS, encoded by the coding sequence ATGAAGGAGTACCCGCTCTCGATAGACCCACCCGTGGCTAAGTCACCCACCGTTGCTGATACCAAACAGACTTTTTTTACGCTGTTTACCCGCCCGCTTAACTCTATCTACCGGCGCGTCCTGGACGAATTGCTGGTGGAAGTTCATCTGCTTGTGGTTCATCATCAATTTCGCTACGATCCCTTCTTTGGGCTTGGGTTGGTAACGGTCTACGAACGCTTCATGGATGGGTATCGCCCTACCACCGATAAAGAGGAGATCTTTGTGGCCCTGACTCAGGCATTGGGCTTGAGCGCTGAACAATTGCGCCGGGATGCCCACGACCTCACTACAGCCTCCGGTCCGGTGCTCCTTACTGCTCTGGAGCAGGGGAACGAAATCGAGTCCCTGCCGGTGAGCCTACAAGACTTCGCCCGTACACCTGGAGTCGGTAAGTATAGCCGTCTATTGGCCCTAGGTCTTGCCACCGCCCTAGAGGAGCCCCTCAAGGGAATGCCCGAAACCAAGCGCCAAGAAGTCTTTGCTGCGATTTGCACCCGCTGGGGGCTCACTGCCGACCGCGTCAAGAAGGACCTGGACTTTTATTCTCAGGCTTTGGAGCAAGTCCGCAAGTCCAAGGAATCCCTCGACGAAATGATGGAGCAAACGCGCAAAAAACGGGCCGCTGCTAGCTAG
- the petP gene encoding cytochrome b6f subunit PetP: protein MIPVGARVRISRIRDTLLGDAISRRIGEVGVVRGLRVSDGYGLGYVVEFKDRHYSWFFEDELETIK, encoded by the coding sequence ATGATACCAGTCGGAGCCAGAGTACGGATTAGCCGCATCCGCGATACTTTATTAGGTGATGCCATCAGTCGTAGGATCGGGGAAGTGGGCGTCGTTCGGGGGTTACGCGTCAGCGATGGTTATGGACTCGGCTATGTCGTTGAATTCAAAGACCGCCACTACTCTTGGTTCTTTGAAGATGAGCTAGAGACCATTAAGTAA
- a CDS encoding HU family DNA-binding protein yields MDCINRQELARLMAQRVDGLSQRLATVALQTALECISETLVRGGVVRLSEFGTFSLRKRPGRRILHPRTREPLEVAECLVPMFAPATTLRTRVGGQS; encoded by the coding sequence ATGGATTGCATTAATCGTCAAGAACTAGCGCGTCTGATGGCCCAGCGGGTGGATGGTCTCTCCCAGCGTCTCGCTACTGTAGCGCTTCAGACAGCTTTGGAATGTATCAGTGAAACGCTGGTTAGAGGGGGTGTAGTCCGCCTCAGTGAGTTTGGCACCTTTTCGCTACGCAAACGTCCAGGGCGACGCATCCTGCACCCGCGCACCCGTGAACCCTTAGAGGTGGCTGAGTGTCTGGTCCCCATGTTTGCTCCTGCCACTACCCTCAGGACTCGAGTCGGTGGTCAATCCTAA
- a CDS encoding Get3/ArsA fold putative tail anchor-mediating ATPase NosAFP encodes MSKTLVFLGTDGIRESLLALASARRAAQAGSRVLLIGQQASDLLGGVFDHPLKGDPIEVEPNLWVTQARTTSYLERSWNRIRGLEEEYLRTPFFKNVYGQELGVIPGFDELFLLLALRDWDLQYDVMVLHLSSDQSVLRLLAAPDQLAWYTRRFQEAFRSSPLSLALSPFLEPITRAVMAGSVNSQQLGQTGGQLTDLLQRAQQAARKQVVLFLVTDHDPLRVRQAQRLWGSAELFELQVAGVLDVGAKALTHPFDPLPVERIGLPQDWKQWEIPDFSQFPIRPAGLAVDSRLLTVRVFLPGFDKKEIELSQDGPELTLRVADQRRNLLLPPAFQGRRVRGAKFVEGALLISLG; translated from the coding sequence ATGTCCAAAACCCTCGTCTTCTTGGGTACAGATGGTATCCGCGAGTCTCTGCTGGCCCTAGCCAGTGCCCGTCGGGCCGCTCAAGCTGGTTCCCGCGTCCTCCTTATCGGTCAGCAGGCTTCCGACCTGTTGGGTGGGGTGTTCGACCATCCGCTCAAAGGAGATCCTATCGAGGTCGAGCCCAATCTTTGGGTGACCCAGGCACGGACAACAAGTTATCTGGAGCGTAGCTGGAACCGTATCCGGGGTCTGGAAGAAGAGTACCTCCGCACGCCCTTCTTTAAGAATGTCTACGGTCAGGAACTGGGCGTCATCCCTGGCTTTGATGAGTTGTTTTTATTGCTTGCGTTGCGCGATTGGGACCTCCAGTATGACGTGATGGTATTGCACCTGAGTTCGGACCAGTCGGTGTTACGTCTACTTGCCGCTCCAGACCAGCTCGCTTGGTACACACGCCGGTTTCAAGAAGCGTTTCGCAGTTCGCCGCTCTCGCTGGCCCTTTCCCCCTTCTTGGAGCCCATCACGCGGGCGGTCATGGCTGGGTCGGTGAATTCTCAGCAGTTGGGGCAGACGGGCGGGCAGTTGACGGACCTTTTGCAGCGGGCGCAGCAGGCAGCACGCAAACAGGTGGTCCTCTTTTTGGTCACAGACCATGACCCGCTCCGGGTGCGTCAAGCTCAGCGGCTCTGGGGCAGTGCAGAACTCTTCGAACTCCAAGTCGCGGGGGTCCTGGATGTCGGGGCAAAAGCGCTCACTCATCCTTTTGACCCCCTGCCGGTGGAGCGGATTGGCTTGCCGCAGGACTGGAAGCAATGGGAAATTCCAGACTTCAGTCAGTTCCCGATACGACCTGCGGGGCTGGCGGTGGATAGTCGGCTGTTGACAGTGCGGGTCTTTTTGCCGGGGTTCGACAAGAAAGAAATAGAACTGAGTCAGGATGGCCCAGAACTGACGTTGCGGGTGGCAGACCAGCGGCGCAATCTACTCTTACCGCCTGCATTTCAGGGACGTCGGGTGCGCGGGGCGAAATTTGTGGAGGGAGCGCTACTCATTTCTTTGGGGTAA